One window of Gloeothece citriformis PCC 7424 genomic DNA carries:
- a CDS encoding phycobiliprotein lyase translates to MDKIIEFFDHCVGSWVTERTYHYLRDNEVERSRTEFNIKPLTAELKTKVLSDNQYPSTSLLELEKIPGFNLGFYTISEKGEEVSQNLNLLFVVKQEENGFLEGDYLRDRAYEEAKPIISHFRFNSQTRELLMTTNYTRVVSVDSITLINPNLRIRKILNYQRPPEGQPLENVVLVGFGVELKTVNP, encoded by the coding sequence ATGGATAAAATTATTGAGTTTTTTGATCATTGTGTTGGAAGTTGGGTAACAGAACGAACCTATCATTATTTACGTGATAATGAAGTTGAACGCTCTCGCACAGAATTTAATATTAAACCCCTAACTGCTGAATTAAAAACTAAGGTTTTATCGGATAATCAATATCCTTCTACCTCTTTATTAGAATTAGAAAAAATCCCCGGATTTAATTTAGGATTTTATACTATCTCTGAAAAAGGGGAAGAAGTATCTCAAAATTTAAATTTATTATTTGTCGTTAAACAAGAAGAAAACGGATTTTTAGAAGGAGATTATCTCAGAGATAGAGCTTATGAAGAAGCTAAACCGATTATTTCTCATTTTCGGTTTAATTCTCAAACTAGAGAGTTACTCATGACTACAAATTATACGCGAGTCGTGTCGGTAGATTCTATTACTTTAATTAACCCCAATCTAAGAATCAGAAAAATTCTTAATTATCAGCGTCCCCCCGAAGGACAACCTTTAGAAAATGTTGTGCTGGTGGGTTTTGGAGTAGAGCTAAAAACCGTTAATCCTTGA